A single region of the Sorghum bicolor cultivar BTx623 chromosome 9, Sorghum_bicolor_NCBIv3, whole genome shotgun sequence genome encodes:
- the LOC8068685 gene encoding UDP-glycosyltransferase 72B2 produces MLHGVEVTRLDAMDHGVEVTITGQIDPIHPELPRAPGPSPPSSRPLPGFRRCPIPAVLAPVTAVVASHPRRCRAPGRPGLHPPGTPIRRRRPRRWGRAPTSPPPSTPPSAADAQRAGSVLYAQRAGSVLYVSLGSFLSVSAAQFDEIAAGLAETKARFLWVLRDADACSRARGLIRDPDAGRIVPWTDQLRVLCHRSVLYVFTHYGMNSALEAVYSLASGTWPGPTSSSVERRSPRPWRG; encoded by the exons ATGCTTCACGGCGTCGAGGTTACACGTCTCGACGCCATggatcatggcgtcgaggtcACTATCACTGGCCAGATCGAC CCTATACACCCCGAGCTTCCTCGCGCCCCCGGCCCATCCCCGCCGTCCTCGCGTCCTCTCCCAGGCTTCCGCCGCTGCCCCATCCCCGCCGTCCTCGCGCCCGTCACCGCCGTCGTCGCGTCCCATCCCCGCCGTTGTCGCGCCCCCGGCCGTCCCGGCCTTCATCCCCCCGGGACTCCCATCCGCCGCCGGCGTCCTCGACGTTGGGGGCGCGCTCCGACCTCGCCGCCGCCTTCTACACCTCCATCAGCTGCGGACGCACAGCGCGCGGGCTCGGTGCTGTAC GCACAGCGCGCGGGCTCGGTGCTGTACGTCTCGCTCGGCAGCTTCCTCTCGGTGTCCGCCGCCCAGTTCGACGAGATCGCCGCTGGCCTGGCCGAGACCAAGGCCAGGTTCTTGTGGGTGCTCCGCGACGCCGACGCGTGCTCCCGCGCGCGAGGCCTGATCCGCGATCCCGACGCCGGACGCATCGTGCCGTGGACGGACCAGCTAAGGGTGCTGTGCCACCGCTCGGTGCTGTACGTCTTCACCCACTACGGCATGAACTCGGCACTCGAGGCGGTGTACTCGTTGGCCTCAGGGACATGGCCCGGGCCGACGTCGTCGTCGGTAGAGAGGAGATCGCCGCGGCCGTGGAGAGGCTGA
- the LOC8067339 gene encoding uncharacterized protein LOC8067339: MAAAAVVGGFDEEAQRQLRDEIQVQLQQYHGPALRTVHTVQYTLMEQGSLSAPHHVWIGPSRWSRDPEVGILNRVDEKHLCLKWLLVDGPGNNNNGRRRRLLLELIKGVNEKLGNHGSCEGLSRKELVKRMLLDGCYIVYRFAKCPPKDNIPWWNHGGGHGLLHTMLVGPCCRLITNCACIMDRIRGVHNTTSRSDVEAAAAGSRQMQPLGASSGGGATAAAQAQPRVGGDLLARWLECRDTWCLVDNHVPYDVLDVINHLVYNAPEGVFGGASARILLQWWSMYYYVPPLQQQETNPPPPAVYYNVPRDTVQAAGDDANCLLIILAQLLKPQEGSSLLLQQPQQQQQQQQQQQQPLLLYGWRRATEYVRHCNARFVASPLDATQRRFTLLDVTATVRRSCWYTIDVQVPPLIIDDTTLALLRSLVQLEQRGITAHRYVTAYCLFMQMIAGKAEDVELLKRKGIIVDLRTEPNDVVTGLGKVVQIGHIGDADTYYLLPIQQELERRYNSTVHSCLSWFHVSFWTKPRVLTLITILLAVAALFYAAITYHHPTAAAAAPAPHRPSGRP, encoded by the exons atggcagcagcagcagtcgtAG GAGGCTTTGATGAGGAGGCACAGCGACAGCTACGAGACGAAATCCAAGTGCAGCTACAGCAGTATCATGGACCAGCTCTTCGCACGGTACACACGGTCCAATACACCTTAATGGAACAAGGGAGCTTGTCGGCCCCGCACCATGTGTGGATTGGCCCTAGCCGGTGGAGCCGTGACCCTGAAGTAGGAATCCTAAACAGGGTGGATGAGAAGCACCTGTGCCTCAAATGGTTGTTGGTTGATGGACCCGGCAACAATAATAACGGTCGTCGTCGACGTTTGTTGTTAGAGCTGATTAAAGGTGTGAATGAGAAGCTGGGTAATCACGGCTCATGTGAGGGGCTGTCGCGAAAggagttggtgaagaggatGCTCCTTGATGGATGCTACATCGTCTACAGATTTGCAAAATGTCCTCCCAAGGACAACATCCCTTGGTGGAACCATGGTGGTGGTCATGGCCTGCTCCACACGATGCTTGTTGGTCCTTGTTGCCGCCTCATCACCAACTGCGCATGCATCATGGATAGGATAAGAGGAGTCCACAACACTACTAGTCGTAGTGATGTAGAGGCTGCCGCCGCCGGCAGTCGTCAGATGCAGCCGCTTGGTGCATCATCAGGAGGAGGAGCCACCGCGGCGGCGCAAGCACAGCCGCGGGTTGGTGGTGACTTATTGGCCAGGTGGTTGGAGTGTCGTGACACATGGTGTCTGGTGGACAACCATGTACCATACGATGTGCTGGACGTGATCAACCATCTGGTGTACAATGCCCCGGAAGGAGTGTTCGGAGGAGCATCAGCGCGGATCCTGCTGCAGTGGTGGTCCATGTACTACTACGTGCCGCCATtacagcagcaggagacgaacccgccgccgccagcagtcTACTACAACGTCCCCAGAGACACGGTGCAGGCGGCTGGGGACGACGCTAACTGTCTCCTTATCATACTGGCCCAATTGTTGAAACCACAAGAAGGTTCATCATTGTTGCTgcagcagccgcagcagcagcagcagcagcagcagcagcagcagcagccgttgTTGCTGTACGGGTGGCGCCGGGCTACGGAGTACGTCCGCCATTGCAACGCGCGGTTCGTCGCCTCACCGCTCGACGCCACGCAACGGCGGTTCACCTTGCTCGACGTGACGGCCACCGTCCGCCGCAGCTGCTGGTACACCATCGATGTGCAGGTCCCTCCCCTCATCATCGACGACACCACTTTGGCGCTGCTGCGGAGCCTCGTCCAACTGGAGCAGCGGGGGATCACCGCGCACCGCTATGTCACGGCCTACTGTCTCTTCATGCAGATGATAGCAGGCAAGGCGGAGGACGTGGAGCTCCTCAAGAGAAAGGGTATCATCGTCGACCTCCGAACAGAACCCAATGACGTGGTCACAGGTTTGGGGAAGGTAGTGCAGATCGGCCACATCGGGGACGCAGACACCTACTACCTCTTGCCCATCCAGCAGGAGCTCGAGAGGCGCTACAACAGCACCGTCCACAGTTGCTTGTCATGGTTCCATGTCAGCTTCTGGACCAAGCCACGAGTCCTGACTCTCATCACCATCTTGCTCGCCGTGGCAGCTCTTTTCTATGCAGCTATCACCTACCACCACCCGacagcggcggcagcagcacccGCGCCACATCGTCCCAGCGGTCgtccctag